The sequence aaacacgtttggaaggctcagacaacaatgcaatttaaccaacctcctatgtcaaagtattagcgatcgaaagtgaaagtatatgtgacatgcggcgttcttcctgataaccacagatatattgaaattaaaatcacttggtcacactcgctttgttcatgtttcttgcggctgccgtccactttggctttctccgctgcaccttgaataagaatatctttgtttattaatttgcacatgaataatcattataataataatattaaaataagggtgataattacatataacaaggctggccgttcgataatttgcaaacggttttttgcccttccggcccaatcagctatagcagactgccatgccagcacgtcagtcataatgatacctagactttcctggcaaagttgtagctgttgtgccccccgtattgtgcacttctgctgcctaaaataaaaaattgttatgtagcatatcacattctgttaatttaatgaaaatgaaagataaacgtcagctattttaagtgtatttattaaacaagtcattggtctcttcggcctcctttgcttttcttctagccttcgtgtagccgtctagaagcattatataattattattttaattatacatgtatggtgtgtaactactttaacttaccaaaggtactgtttttgaagatctttacagaaaagtgctcccacgaaggttgaggcagttcacattgttggattgcgttgctcaattttgatttgtgtaccggtggccaataacatttgtcgccttccagccaactatttggcactgcttctaccgttccgtccgccaaaaattggacaacggtccatgtatttgtaggcatctccatttgtgtgtatatattctaagaattgaaaagtatggtaaaatttagagactaatttaaacatatatgtaattacgacgtaaatatatttaattaaagaatatatttagaaaaatagcaaatagaatgaaggaatggaaatatgaccaatttttgttcattttttgacttcacacttatttacacattagggcggtagactcgtttccaggattgcaatcaattgcaatcccgcacccttacaatcctggaaaaagcagtctacccccttacaataccgaaagtactttctttgactttcttgccaaccccatagtaaacttcgaatatagcggaagggcatcagcaaaaaacactaacggtaacaaataacagcaatggaagtacttacttttgtaaatatacactcgtcggataaattatcactattacaatacactaatacaattagacacttctctaaacctggtgtcgaccggtgtcgaccatgtgcgccggaccaaaaatagtaacttcaacagcgccactcggggtgaactacgaagacagagaagcagatatgtttctcgcaggaaagacactgacagagaatatatgaaacagcttgattttttcgatcacgcgggtaagccgcatttcgcgaagaagcaatatttttttatgctctttgtgttgaaatattctctgcattattgcggggtcccgtacagagcccttttttggatttggctcttggaactttgtaaacaacaaaagtgtacatttttatggaagaactttttttctgtacactttttccaaatgctctttgcgttgaaatactctctgtattattgcggattagcatgcagagctcttttttcgaaaaagtgcacagaaaaaagttcttccttagaagttgtatccccctactccaccccactctttaccggcggcgtaggaaaaacaacgtctccggaaaatgtctctcagtcgccaaaaagatatcctttatggagacgttgcatttacgactgaaatgagacagctgaaagacgttcaccctctgctgtgaagacaacgtctccataaagatatctttttggcgactaaAAGACGTATCTTTGGGACATAGACGTTCAGACGGGACGACGACATGAAACAGACATCTATGAGACGATGTGTGCTGGTTGGGTTCGTTAAACATTGACTtctgaaattaataaatacgTTTCGATGAAATTAATTGAATTGATCGAATTCATGCACAAGTAAttatacataaaaaataatcattttatttCTGTTGTATAATGTTTGAATTATTACGCATTATCTTTTAGGCACGACTATGTTACTTGCAATCGAAATTTATTCGTTGAATTCTAATTATACCAACATGTTTATCTTGTAATCAACGTGTATGTTCTGTTACGATGTTTCCAAATGTATTGTACATATTCTTTGAAGCTTAAATAGCAAAAATCTTTTTACATTTCTCGTGGAAATAAATGTTATCTCTCtcgatttttataaatcatGCTTTTCAGTCATTCTCGTCATCCCTTCGACTTACAGCGAAAATGTAAAATTAACTTGTCGCACTATTGGTAATTTAAGTTATTATTATGACATAATCGTATTATTGATTTTCCTTTATTGAGCAGCACATGCGTTCTGCCGAGTAGAGCATATAAAGAATACACTGGCATGTTACAATAAAACTTTTTCTTCGTATAAAaatgatatatatgtatatgtatatatatacactttTACTGTTACACACGTACAGTATACGATTAGTCATGTTAGATTACAATTAAGTTACAGTAGAGATTTCAGATCATTACaggtaaatgaaaataaaatatctgtaacatataataaaacaaagtaaacaaataaatacaaaaaaaataaaataaaatgcacTTTGGACGGTAAGCATTACAAATAATACTGAGAACATTTTTCGCAAAAGGAAAACTTAAGTATTTTACACGTAATAAGGAAACTATTGATGAGAGATTTCGTTgacatttttatatatacaaatttgtatctctggtaAGAAAGGCGCTGGAGATGTTGACATGGCAAATAGACGTTCGAATTTCACGAAAACATGTTATCAGATGGATTAGTTGCTAATATAATTTGgcaactaataataataataataataacgaagGTATTTGATACAGTAGAGTACAAAAGAAACAAGAAATAACTAAATCTGCCTTCCTACAAGGATATacagaaaatatatgtatatctagcATTAGTTGCTATTCTGCCTTGATGGTCAGTCTAAATTACAAAAGTACAATAAATACTTACGCACCTCTCAATCTAAAGTAACAACAGTtttgcaattacaattttatCGTACTATCCCTTAAATGTTTCGTAACTTACAATTAATATACTACCTCGATCTAAGCATTGAAATACAAACTTTGTTTTCCAAGATAATACAACAATGGCAACTTCTATCCGTAcaagataaaatatttttccaaaatGTGATATTATCCTGTCGCGTTTTTATGTAACAATTcgattcatatatatattttcaagATGATATTCGATTCAATAATAAGCAGATATACAATTATCCTtcgaaatatataatattcaatGTTTCATCTTTCGAGGAAAAACTTTTATCAGTTTTGTACCAGTCtggtttctttttatttataggATATTTGAATGCAACTTCTTATATTCTACGAATCAGTTAAGTTTCTCTGCCTCCGCAAACTCCTTTCGCAGAGTGTTTCTTCTTTCCCTTACtatcagacagcggatttaattaatttatgacaaaaacgagtaggtgtagTTTCACACATTAAAAACGttaaacgaatttaaaaatacttttatatcattttcagcCTATTGAATATATTAGGAGTCGAGTTAGTTGCAAGTCGAGAAGAAAtgtttatgttgcataaagagatccgctgtctgcttattatttattgttaattggAAACAGTAGAAATTGCGGTTTCGTATTAATTCTATGAAATTCTTCGTATGACACTTCAAAGTGCACTTATCTCGTAAGCATATCCTTACCTATCAATGAATTCTATAATCGATACGCTGTTGcagtataattttatatttagatgAACCATTCCTTTTTCTTTTGAACTTGATGGCCTGTGGTGGAGTGAACAACAGCTGAGTCCGGATCTAATGCAATTTCAGCACCTTTGTCCTCTTGTGTCAAATATTCGCCTTTGTGTCGCGACATGTATCTTCCTATAAGTACCGCCATGATTACTAAAGCTATGATAATGATAGCTAACACGCTGCCCAGGATGGCGGTGTCAGTTTCATTGTACGCAGCTCGAACTTTTTCCTCGTCCACCTCCGGAGGCGGACGCGTTTCAACGACGTCTGGAGGATGTGTGATCGGTTCGACACCGCAAAAGTCTTCTGTGAGAGGAGTGCCAAATGTACGGACGTTCGCAGGTCCATCTTCTTGGAATAGTAACTTCAGAGGATATATATCATCGAACTCGACTCTGGACAGGCATCCTGCAAATCCCTCCGTCATCGACTCGTTCCTCCCGATGTACATGTActgaatattattaaattgaGCATCCGCGGACGTTTTGATATTGAAATGGAACTCTTTCGGCTCGTAATTGTCGACTTGTAGAACAAGAGTGGATCCTGAGTTCTTCCTGCCCACTCGAACGTCATGATACTGTCCCAAACCGAAGTGTTTGTTAGGGAATATCACTTCTTGCCGTTCGAAGCCAAAGTCAAACACCACGCGCAAGTGTCCGCTGTTCGAAACCATGATTGTCATGTACTCGCCGGAAATGTTTGAGAATAGGCCAAGCAAGAAACCTCTGGGATTCGTCGTGGTAAAGCCGACTCGAATCTTTTCGGATATCGTCGAACGCCAACTGCCCATGAAGTCGTACTTTATTATCGAACTGGGACGCATGTTCACACCGATctctgaaattgtatttgtagagTGAGCACAGGATTGCTACTTAACGACTATGCCACGGTAAGTATAAAGATCAGGGACTTAATACATATTTGACGTCATAGCGATACATTAAAGTCGCGATCTGACTCCCTGAGCATCCCCGCGAGAGACCAAGAAGCTCGAGTTGCAGCgcggtccgtgtttacatgctgtccttttctaaaTACGTTCGGCATCCTCTGTACTTTCGGCGTGGACGACGCAGTCATAAAGAAAAATAGTTTtcctacacgatctctgtcccttctcggaacaggcgatgggagctagatcgcgactttactgtatttcggtttctataaagattatgaatagacagcggatctgtatgcaaaatatttttatacatcaatcgCAATCTTTAGaagctaagtaaaaatttattctgctcattaataattttcatatGATCAAAATAGCATATCGacattgttaaactcttttaatctttttactgttgtgaattacacttactcatttttgtcataaatgcataaaatccgcagtctagttctgAAGGTATTTCACCACGATAAGGATAAAGATAAACAAATATATACCGTCTGCGCAAATGGGGCCCTTGAACGCGGTCCAGCGGCAGTCGCACGAATATCCGTCGTATCTTTCGTGGCATGTTCCGTTGTTAAGGCACGGACTACTTTCGCATTTACCCATGCAACCTTCGGAGACACCGTACAGCCCTTGCCGAGTATAACTTCTGAGGTCCTGTAGCTGTCCGTTTAATAGAAGCGCTCTAATACATCCTACATAGCCGTCCCTGTAATCCGTTGTAGCGCCGACCACAAGATCCGATGTCAGATGAACTGCTCGTACCGGTCCCGGTGGTTCCCGCACTTCATTTTTCAATGCTCCGTCCACTACTATTCTAGCTTCTTTACGGTTTCTTTCGACAGACACGGAGTGCCACCGATTATCGGCTAATCTATAAGATGTCTGAACGCTGACGGTGAGCGGGCCACCACCTGCCAAGTACTGGAATTGAATCTGATTCCCGctgtttatagaaattttaatataatccgTAGGCCCCTTGCTGTGAATTATAACTGCATTGTCAATCGTTGTTTTAAACTCGAAAAATATGTCACCGCTGTGACCGATATCAAAGGTTGGGAGATTGATAGTGGCGTCAACGACACGGAATGTTACTACGTTCTTGAACAAATCTACAAGAAAACAAGACAATTCGATTACGTCAATTGCGATCAGGGTAATATCGTATTATGAGTGATATTAAACACTAGGTTTATGGGCTCTATTATTGTTAATTTACGATTATCAAGATTGTAAAGGTGCATTTGTGAGgttttattcaacaaatttatttctttaagtATATattctaaaaaaagaaatagccaGTTTTAGTGCTctataaacctagtgttaattgtAAGGAACAAGTGTACAAGGAACTCAAATAGCTACGTATTTGCGGGATTGAATCTAATTACCATTATGATACGACTAATAAATACGATGTACCAAAACGTGATGTGCATTATTTACACATCAGTATCCGTGGCTACATGATCAAATTGTCAAAAATGTCTTACCTGATCTTACCTTGGTGGTGTACCAAGGTAATTCAGAACCTTCCAaagaatttcaaataaattaagTTTCCTTGTTCACATGCGCAAAGTTGACAAGAATTTGTTGGACCTACCATCTCCCTCGCAGACGAGAGGTCCAAGCGTGTAACGTCCTTCTTTTTCATCAACGGGGGTACCAGTATCGCCGAAACGTAATTGTTTAACAGGAAGATATTCTTTCTCAGTAATGTCGCCGCTGTCTTCGAGAGCACCGTCAAGATCAGAATCGCAATTGCACCATTTCGTAGGGTCTGCACAATTCCCAAGGATACCGCACTCGCATTTGCGTGATCCTGGCAGAGCTCCACCCCAGTAGTCCATCTTCTGGTTGTTTCTGCTGACCCACCACGAGTTTGGCCTAAAATAGTCTCCTTGCGGCACTGAAAGGATCACCAATCGTTTTTAATAGAATTTTATCGAGATAAGTACATCACTTGGATaagttttatttcaaataaGTACCTGGCGAATTGAACAACTTCGAGCGTACACACTCGTAACTGATTCTCTGACTACAACTTGTGGATCGGTTCAGAAGCGCTTCGATCTGGTCCATGTCAGCGTCGTAGATGATATCTTGCACGAAACTGCCTGGTTCTTGGAATCCATCTACAGGCGTGATGCGTTCATTGTTGTGCCTTACAATGGTTCTCACACGGCCATCCGTGTAGAATTCACAAACCACACGGAACGGATCCAGTGGGCCGCTTCCGTCcacatctattttaatatctgcTCGTTGATTTACTGAATTGATATTCTTGTATGCCTCGCAGGAGAGTGGGTTTAATGCTGTGAATGAAAGCAAAGGATTAACAATTAGGATGAAGGATTAACAAGTGAATGCAATGTGATACAATCGGTTGGCTTACAGGTATGACACACTGCTCCCGTGTAACCCGTATTGGCACAATCGCAGAAGAATTCATCAGAATTTTGACGACAAACACCAGAATGTTTGCATGGGTTTGGATTGCAACGGTCCATCATTTGGCAAGCATCGAAGACGACTTCGTTCTTGCAACAGTATTCTTCTTCCTTCCAGTCAGTCGGCAATTTATAATTGCCATCGATGCTTATCATTCGCATGCATCCAACAAACCCGCGGTTGCTTTCTATTCCAGTGACGCCGCCTATTAAATACACCGGTCCCGTTGTCATCTCTAACATGCGTTTAGTTCTCATCGGTGTCCCGTCGACATTTAAAATCAGACTATTCTTGGATATCGCTAAAGTAACTTGGTGCCATTTGCCGTCGTTGAACTTCTCGTTGAAATTGTCTAAAACTACTGGCGGACTGTCTTTCGTTTGTATGTCGACCTTTAGTTTTCCGTCTTCCAAGTACAACTGCAACAAGTCAGAACAAATAGCAAGGTTTtagaatatgaaaacatgcgTATAAAACAACGTGAAAGGAGAGATCGATTCGCAAACCTTTACGAAACCTGGTGATGTAAACTGATGATATAAAATGATCCCCTTGTCTTCGTATGTTCGGAACGTGAGGGAGACATTCATGGAAGATATTCCCTCGTAGCCTTTAAGTCTTGCGTACGATCCCTGAGTTAAAAATGTAACAGGAATTACGGGCGGTTCGGGACAGCTGTAGAGCGTATTCACTTTGTAGTATCTCAAGTTTTCTCCGGTGATTTCAGTCTCTGTTAAGTCATGAATGATATTAGTGGCATTCAGGTAAAAATTCTCTATACACCCTGTGAAATTTTGATTGACCAATAGTCCATCTTGCTTGTTAGGAACACCGCCAATGTAAAGCTGGAAAAGTATTTTTCAACATGAATCACGACGAATTCGAGTATGCAAAACGAAACGTTAAATGTATCTTTCGTCGTACTACTTACTGCTCTATTTAAATCCAGTCTGTAAAATTCGCCTTTGACTCTTCCTTTAATTAATACCCTATCTACAGAAAACGATATATTCTTTCTGTTGCGTGATATCAAAACGTCATGCCACATATTGTCGTCCAACAAACTCCCAACAGATAAGCTCGTCATAATGCCAGATCCAAGATCGATATTTAATATCATCCTATTGTCCTTTAGCTGCAGAGCTACGTAATCTCCTTGCGTACCACGGGAGTACATTAATACTCCATCGGCATTGTTCGTTTTGAATCGGAATCGTATAAAATGTCTATCAGTTTCTATTGGTTCTCTTAGTAAATCGTATCGCAGTAAGGACGAACCATTGAAGGAAAGAACATGGGACACTATAAATAGACAaaaggaaaatataaaacagcattAGAATGTTCCATTCTGTATAATTAACACATTTCAACTCTTACCATAATTGCAACCATACAGTTCTAGTCTCAATGATATTCTGTCCCTCCATCGGGTTGGATTTATTCGAAGCCATTGCGCTATAATCGGTACCTCGAATTTATTAAGTTTTATGGTGTCCCCGTCCACATTTCCCTTGAACATCTATTGCAAAAAGAAAAGTAATGGAATCAAAAACAGAAGTTCTACGCTTACATGAGCGTGAGTATCGTATAATTATTTGTAAATCATCTGTGTGTGAAATTGTCTCGAAGTATCGAGCAAGAAAGGCCTGAGTTTGTGTTAGTAAAACGAATTTCATGTACATACAACATCGATAGtatttgaaattgttttcaGTCAGGGTAAATGAAAgtgaattgaaaaatatagaaCAGATGTAGTCTCAGCATGATTTTCTTGTGAGCTTGTTAGTACACCATTGTTAATTACAAGTGCAAAGCATAGATGCAGAAGTATAAAATGTCTCGTTAAAGATATCATTCAAAGTGAAACAAGTAGATTCGCGCTTTAAACGGTACGCAAAGTACTTCTCTTGTGTTTCTGTCGTTTGAAACAGATCGATCGTGACACGAATATTTTGTACAATGAGTCAGTAAGAAATTCTATGAAAATTTGAAGGCACCAATATAATTCCTTTCATACCTCCACCGACTAAAGAAACGACTTCCACCGTATAAATATGAAAACCAAGTTTTCCCATTGTTTAAAAGGACGGGAATACTAGAAGGTCAGATCAAAATTATAGTCCCATTTTGTATGGTATGTACATTGTATAAAACGTGTTACACACCCAAGATATTATTGTACGCGTGTTATATCTGAAGAAGTTTCGATTTAGAGAAGTTCTACGTTTTCTTATAGTCAGTATCTCTATTAATACCTCATCTACACCATCCTGGCTCTCATAACTGGCCCAGGCTTGCCCATCGTCAGAGTATTGGACAATGTACTCTGTCACATACTCGTTAGTATGAGCACGACCTCGTGTGGCAATGCTGCGTATCTCATATCTGTCCCCCAGTTCCACAGTAAGATGTTGATCATAACTGCTAAGCTCTGGTGACCACGTAGAACCTCCTGCAAAGCCCAGCCCCATGtccatgtgtaaaagaaaagagTACAAGCAAAGCAGATAAATAGGAGGAGAAAGTAATGTTGTAAGTAATTAGATGATTTTAGTGACTCCCTTTCTTGTTTCAGTGAACGTGTTTCAAACACTTGTGGTGCACATACAACGATAGTTATGTATTTACCATATCAAATCACTTATAAAAACGTATTTACAGCGATGGAAGAATTTACGAGAATTATGCGATTGTAATATGCACAACATGTGAGTTTCAAATGCTATACAGCCATTCCTATTAATACAAGAAACATTCCGATGTGTAGTTTTGTGCAGAACATGTGATTCATACCTACCTAAAAATCCAGGGAACAGTGTACGGTTTTAGAAATAGTAATTCATTAGATATTTCACTCTGACGAGCGAGTAGCAAGCATCGAACCAGTATGACTACAGCTACAATACCTTAGTGCAACTAGTATGGATTTATTAGTACCGAAGCAACGATATTAAGTAACATGTACCTTCCTAATTAAAATCCCCTGATGGATTATGGCTACATTAAGCACAGACAGTGATTGGAAAGATGTAGAAGATCAGTTTACCTTaatgttaccatcttcttctTTGTAATCGACGTAGTCCAGGCCATTCGTACCATAACTGATACCATACTCCATAACATACTCTTTTTGCACTGCTCGCCCCTGGGTCGCCACAGCTGtgatgttcattatttgacccAGGTCGATAATAAGGTACTGACCGAAGTCTGAACTGCTAGCCGTCCATGCGTTTCTGCCTACGCCACAACATATACGCATGCATGCAACTCAAAATGAACTTAAGGAAGCAGCCGTACTTAACAAGATACATCTATCAGAGGATTAAGTATTACAGTATTTGTCATGTAGACAACATGATATAAGCTTTATAGGAACACTATTATCATTTGTAAGAAATTTATCTTGAGCCGGGAACATCAAGTTTCTACATAGAGCTTGTAATACTTACATTAAACATAGTCACATTCATTGACCAATCGAATCAATCAGTTCTTTCGGATTTACTGTACGAATTTTATTGTAACAGATCAAAGCAACAATTCTTAAAGAAGAAGTAAGAAAAGACAAGCTGTAAGATTACATGTTATTTTTTTAAGTAATCCTTTTTCCCAAGCAAGAATGAGAAAGTACCATTGTCACAGGTAAGTGTATCGTAGATAAACATTACATAAACATACATAAGTAAAATGaaaagttacattttatatTTCGTAAATGACTCTTCGAAGAGTTCACTTGAAATATGCAAGAGGATCCATGTTTAATGTagaaaatataatgattgaaattatattaaacattatataaaaaggtgaaataaaatttgtacaattgttTCTTATCGATTTATTATACTCACTGACTAAATTTATATAGTTATGTCTGTACATCTTTGTTACAAATAAAAGGAGACTGTTGTCCCATGAGAAAGTATAACAATGTATAAAACAATTATTAGAACAGATCCCGGAGTATTATGGACATTCCTGTTTCTTAAAATATTTCTCCACATATTCTACATCTTCAGGAAACGATGGAATACTATTTGCAAGAAGTTTGTCACTACTTATTATTTCAAAGAGAGCATTTCGCGGCTGAGGtggttttccattttcttgcaGTGCTACAGCAACACAGTGCTGGGAATCTAACAGTGTCTCTTCGAACAACCATTCCTGTTTTATACCATTCATATTCAAAACTGTATcggttgttataaaattaggTTTAAGCCTCGAGTTTGTTTTAAAGTCTAGCGTGCGAAGATCTATGGTGAGACCTATTCCTATGGCCTTTATGTAACTTTCTTTTAAAGCCCAGTGTCTACAAAACATTCCGATTTGTTCCGATTCATTCATTGACGgatgttttatttcattccattcgGAGGATGTTAAATTTCTATTCATTATTCTAAAAAATTCAGACAACTGTTTGCCGCCGGTATATTCCAGCTTCATTACGTCTGCGCCTAATTTCACATTTCTCGTTTCTCCCACCAATATCGTGTATTCACCTTGATGAGACACGTTAAAGTTTAAATCCGAACAGCCTCCTTTTAAGATAGGCTTGTTATGTTCGTCCCTTGCAAATACTATTTCATTGTAAGCAACATTTCCATACTCGTTAACAAATTTTCTCATCAACAATCTACCCGCAAGGGAAGCCCTAACATCTTTACGAAATACAAATCTTCCTAATCTTTCTTTTTCATCTAACTGTACGCACGAAATTGCATGCGCGAATTCCTTCTCGCTCGGGTTCCATTCGAACCATTTAAATGCCCATCGAATACTTTGAAACATTTTgatataatgaattttattcgGTAACTTAATCTATCACTCTATTAGTTAGAATATATGTAAAATTCTTATATATATCTTCCTGTTCTTAAAGCACtgcttttttaaaaaagttcttGTCTCTAAAAAACCGGGCTACTCTTTAGCATCCACCTGAAGCAAATAGACAAGATAATATTACTGAcgattttagaaaatttattgaaaaagaaaTGAACATTAATTGTTCGGAACAAAACAGTAATGTAGGCATCGCGTGAAAATGTAATCAGATGTACAGAATAACTGTGCAATGAGTCAGTCAGTTTAATTCAGCTAATTCAGATCTGAAGTTCTTTTAATTGAGGCAGGCATGTGGGTGTTCATAAGATCAACGCCTCTTTAACACACTCTGCTATTCGAAACATTATTTCTTGTTGTAGAAAACACCgatacatataaaataaatattgaatacaCTACCTGTTTTTGttattaaattcaatttcaagTATAGATAAAGGGAAGCACTCTTAACAAACAGATATACATGTGTATATAGTTTTCTCAaggtataataatatatatctatatatatagatGGCAAGCAACAAAACTACCGATAGTGAAATGTTTCTATTTCTATACTCTTGTGAAA is a genomic window of Lasioglossum baleicum chromosome 14, iyLasBale1, whole genome shotgun sequence containing:
- the Nrx-iv gene encoding neurexin-4 isoform X6 translates to MMFKGNVDGDTIKLNKFEVPIIAQWLRINPTRWRDRISLRLELYGCNYVSHVLSFNGSSLLRYDLLREPIETDRHFIRFRFKTNNADGVLMYSRGTQGDYVALQLKDNRMILNIDLGSGIMTSLSVGSLLDDNMWHDVLISRNRKNISFSVDRVLIKGRVKGEFYRLDLNRALYIGGVPNKQDGLLVNQNFTGCIENFYLNATNIIHDLTETEITGENLRYYKVNTLYSCPEPPVIPVTFLTQGSYARLKGYEGISSMNVSLTFRTYEDKGIILYHQFTSPGFVKLYLEDGKLKVDIQTKDSPPVVLDNFNEKFNDGKWHQVTLAISKNSLILNVDGTPMRTKRMLEMTTGPVYLIGGVTGIESNRGFVGCMRMISIDGNYKLPTDWKEEEYCCKNEVVFDACQMMDRCNPNPCKHSGVCRQNSDEFFCDCANTGYTGAVCHTSLNPLSCEAYKNINSVNQRADIKIDVDGSGPLDPFRVVCEFYTDGRVRTIVRHNNERITPVDGFQEPGSFVQDIIYDADMDQIEALLNRSTSCSQRISYECVRSKLFNSPVPQGDYFRPNSWWVSRNNQKMDYWGGALPGSRKCECGILGNCADPTKWCNCDSDLDGALEDSGDITEKEYLPVKQLRFGDTGTPVDEKEGRYTLGPLVCEGDDLFKNVVTFRVVDATINLPTFDIGHSGDIFFEFKTTIDNAVIIHSKGPTDYIKISINSGNQIQFQYLAGGGPLTVSVQTSYRLADNRWHSVSVERNRKEARIVVDGALKNEVREPPGPVRAVHLTSDLVVGATTDYRDGYVGCIRALLLNGQLQDLRSYTRQGLYGVSEGCMGKCESSPCLNNGTCHERYDGYSCDCRWTAFKGPICADEIGVNMRPSSIIKYDFMGSWRSTISEKIRVGFTTTNPRGFLLGLFSNISGEYMTIMVSNSGHLRVVFDFGFERQEVIFPNKHFGLGQYHDVRVGRKNSGSTLVLQVDNYEPKEFHFNIKTSADAQFNNIQYMYIGRNESMTEGFAGCLSRVEFDDIYPLKLLFQEDGPANVRTFGTPLTEDFCGVEPITHPPDVVETRPPPEVDEEKVRAAYNETDTAILGSVLAIIIIALVIMAVLIGRYMSRHKGEYLTQEDKGAEIALDPDSAVVHSTTGHQVQKKKEWFI
- the Nrx-iv gene encoding neurexin-4 isoform X3 encodes the protein MDLCRIGNPRRYQNDRFVTVYDECNEPLLDRAHLRATSELSGRGPYNARLNGGSTWSPELSSYDQHLTVELGDRYEIRSIATRGRAHTNEYVTEYIVQYSDDGQAWASYESQDGVDEMFKGNVDGDTIKLNKFEVPIIAQWLRINPTRWRDRISLRLELYGCNYVSHVLSFNGSSLLRYDLLREPIETDRHFIRFRFKTNNADGVLMYSRGTQGDYVALQLKDNRMILNIDLGSGIMTSLSVGSLLDDNMWHDVLISRNRKNISFSVDRVLIKGRVKGEFYRLDLNRALYIGGVPNKQDGLLVNQNFTGCIENFYLNATNIIHDLTETEITGENLRYYKVNTLYSCPEPPVIPVTFLTQGSYARLKGYEGISSMNVSLTFRTYEDKGIILYHQFTSPGFVKLYLEDGKLKVDIQTKDSPPVVLDNFNEKFNDGKWHQVTLAISKNSLILNVDGTPMRTKRMLEMTTGPVYLIGGVTGIESNRGFVGCMRMISIDGNYKLPTDWKEEEYCCKNEVVFDACQMMDRCNPNPCKHSGVCRQNSDEFFCDCANTGYTGAVCHTSLNPLSCEAYKNINSVNQRADIKIDVDGSGPLDPFRVVCEFYTDGRVRTIVRHNNERITPVDGFQEPGSFVQDIIYDADMDQIEALLNRSTSCSQRISYECVRSKLFNSPVPQGDYFRPNSWWVSRNNQKMDYWGGALPGSRKCECGILGNCADPTKWCNCDSDLDGALEDSGDITEKEYLPVKQLRFGDTGTPVDEKEGRYTLGPLVCEGDDLFKNVVTFRVVDATINLPTFDIGHSGDIFFEFKTTIDNAVIIHSKGPTDYIKISINSGNQIQFQYLAGGGPLTVSVQTSYRLADNRWHSVSVERNRKEARIVVDGALKNEVREPPGPVRAVHLTSDLVVGATTDYRDGYVGCIRALLLNGQLQDLRSYTRQGLYGVSEGCMGKCESSPCLNNGTCHERYDGYSCDCRWTAFKGPICADEIGVNMRPSSIIKYDFMGSWRSTISEKIRVGFTTTNPRGFLLGLFSNISGEYMTIMVSNSGHLRVVFDFGFERQEVIFPNKHFGLGQYHDVRVGRKNSGSTLVLQVDNYEPKEFHFNIKTSADAQFNNIQYMYIGRNESMTEGFAGCLSRVEFDDIYPLKLLFQEDGPANVRTFGTPLTEDFCGVEPITHPPDVVETRPPPEVDEEKVRAAYNETDTAILGSVLAIIIIALVIMAVLIGRYMSRHKGEYLTQEDKGAEIALDPDSAVVHSTTGHQVQKKKEWFI